The following are encoded together in the Glycine max cultivar Williams 82 chromosome 8, Glycine_max_v4.0, whole genome shotgun sequence genome:
- the LOC102668715 gene encoding uncharacterized protein, which yields MPLYAKFLKDMLTKKNRYIHNDTILVEGNCSVVIQRILPPKHKDPGSVTIPCSIGEVSVGKALIDLGASINLMPLSICRRLGEIEIMPTRMTLQLADRSIIRPYGVSKKIWLGSNI from the coding sequence ATGCCACTCTATGCTAAGTTCTTGAAAGATATGCTAACCAAGAAGAACCGGTACATTCATAATGACACAATTCTTGTGGAGGGCAACTGTAGTGTGGTCATTCAGCGCATCCTTCCCCCGAAGCATAAAGATCCAGGAAGTGTCACTATACCGTGTTCTATTGGTGAGGTTTCTGTGGGTAAAGCTCTCATtgacttgggagctagtatcaatttaatgcctctTTCCATATGTCGGCgacttggagagatagagataatgccCACACGCATGACCCTCCAGTTGGCTGATCGCTCCATCATAAGACCATATGGAGTGTCGAAGAAGATTTGGTTAGGATCAAACATTTGA